The genomic segment TCAGATATTCCGGACCGAAGGACAAGTCCTGAATGCCATAAGCCGTCGCGACGATATCGCTCTGCTCCTGACGCGCCAGTTCCGCAATCGCGTTCACCGCCGCGATTTCCATTTCCTTCGTGATGACGGTCGCGCCCACGTCCAGCGCGCCGCGGAAGATGAACGGGAAGCACAGAACGTTGTTGACCTGGTTCGGATAGTCCGTGCGGCCCGTGGCGAGCACCGCGTCCGGGCGCACTTCGAGCGCGAGTTCCGGCAGGATTTCCGGCGTCGGATTGGCGAGCGCGAGGATCAGCGGCTTCGCGGCCATCTGCTTGACCATGTCCTGCTTGAGCACGCCGCCCGCCGACAGACCGAGGAACACGTCCGCGCCTTCCATCACTTCAGCGAGCGTGCGCGCGCTGGTTTCGCGGGCGAACAGTTCCTTGTCCGGGTCCATGAGTTCGGTGCGGCCCTTGTAGACCACGCCGGCGAGATCGGTCACGTAGATGTTCTCGCGCTTCATGCCGAGATCGACGAGCAGGTTCAGGCAGGCCAGCGCCGCCGCACCCGCGCCCGACGCAACCAGCTTCACTTCGCCGATATTCTTGCTGACGACCTTCAGACCATTGGTGACCGCCGCCGCGACGACGATCGCCGTGCCGTGCTGGTCGTCGTGGAAGACGGGAATCTTCATGCGCTTGCGGCATTCGCGCTCGACGATGAAGCAGTCCGGCGCCTTGATGTCTTCCAGATTGATGCCGCCGAAAGTCGGCTCCAGCGCGGCGATCACGTCGACGAGCTTGTGCGGGTCGTTTTCGTTCAGCTCGATATCGAACACGTCGATGCCGGCGAACTTCTTGAACAGCACGGCCTTGCCTTCCATCACCGGCTTCGACGCGAGCGGCCCGATGTTGCCTAGACCCAGCACGGCCGTGCCGTTCGACACGACGCCCACGAGATTGCTGCGCGCGGTGAAGCGCGCCGCGTTCAGCGGATCCTCCACGATCGCTTCACACGCGAACGCGACGCCCGGCGAATAGGCGAGCGCGAGGTCGCGCTGGTTGATCATCTGCTTCGTGGGCGCGATCGCGATCTTTCCCGGAACCGGGAATTCGTGATAATCGAGCGCGGCTTCGCGCAACTTCGTATTGGCGTCAGTCGTCATAAGGCGGGCTAGCAGTGCGGGAATTAGAATGGAAGTTCGAACGCATTGTAGCGCCAATCAGGGGCGGTTTCGGGCCGCGCTCCATGCATTTCGGCTACAAGTGCCGTGACCGGAAACGGTCTGATCGCTCCGTGGGGCAAGGCTCGCGGCGCTTCGTTCGATTTTTTCGAGACACGGGACGGAAGCTTTCGGGGTCCTTGCGCGTCCCGCGTCGTTCTCTTGCAGCGCACAAAAAACCATTTCATCGCCGACGATGCTCTCCGAGTTTTCTCTGATCGACCGCTTCTTTGCCCGCCGCGCGACCGCGCCCTCGCCACGTCATGACGACGAAGCCGCGCGGCCGCTCGGCATCGGCGACGACTGCGCGCTGATCGCGCCGCCCGCCGGGCATCAGCTCGCCATTTCGACGGACATGCTGGTCGAAGGCCGCCACTTCTTTCCCGATGTCGATCCTTACGCGCTCGGGCACAAGGCGCTCGCCGTGAATCTGTCGGACCTCGCCGCGATGGGCGCGCAGCCGCACGCGTTCACGCTCGCGCTCGCGCTGCCGCGCGCCGACGAAGCATGGCTCGAAGCGTTCAGCAATGGCCTCTTCGCGCTCGCCGACCGGCACGACTGCGCGCTCGTCGGCGGCGATACGACGAGCGGTCCGCTGAATCTCTGCATCACCGTGTTCGGCGACGTGCCGCACGGCGCGGCCCTGCGTCGAGACGCCGCGCGGCCTGGCGACGACATCTGGGTGTCCGGCACGCTG from the Caballeronia sp. NK8 genome contains:
- the thiL gene encoding thiamine-phosphate kinase, with protein sequence MLSEFSLIDRFFARRATAPSPRHDDEAARPLGIGDDCALIAPPAGHQLAISTDMLVEGRHFFPDVDPYALGHKALAVNLSDLAAMGAQPHAFTLALALPRADEAWLEAFSNGLFALADRHDCALVGGDTTSGPLNLCITVFGDVPHGAALRRDAARPGDDIWVSGTLGDARAGLGAIRNEWRAPDEATAANWQRALERPEPRVALGLALRGVAHAALDISDGLAGDLMHILKRSGVRAVVDADAVPCSDAVRALPEAARRQCTLAGGDDYELCFTAPPAARAALANIATSVKVPLTRIGTIESSGAPGIAWRDAAGAPLSLTLQGFDHFHAD
- a CDS encoding NADP-dependent malic enzyme, translated to MTTDANTKLREAALDYHEFPVPGKIAIAPTKQMINQRDLALAYSPGVAFACEAIVEDPLNAARFTARSNLVGVVSNGTAVLGLGNIGPLASKPVMEGKAVLFKKFAGIDVFDIELNENDPHKLVDVIAALEPTFGGINLEDIKAPDCFIVERECRKRMKIPVFHDDQHGTAIVVAAAVTNGLKVVSKNIGEVKLVASGAGAAALACLNLLVDLGMKRENIYVTDLAGVVYKGRTELMDPDKELFARETSARTLAEVMEGADVFLGLSAGGVLKQDMVKQMAAKPLILALANPTPEILPELALEVRPDAVLATGRTDYPNQVNNVLCFPFIFRGALDVGATVITKEMEIAAVNAIAELARQEQSDIVATAYGIQDLSFGPEYLIPKPFDPRLIVKIAPAVAKAAMDSGVATRPIEDMEAYEQHLQQFVYHSGTTMKPVFQLARSVEPEKKRIVFAEGEEERVLRAVQIAVDEKIAKPILIGRPAVIAQRIQKFGLRLTAGTDFSVVDTDHDERYRDFWQTYAKMMARKGISEQMAKLEMRRRTTLIGAMLVQKGEADGMICGTVSTTHRHLHFIDQVIGKKEGAKVYAAMNALVLPGRQIFIVDTHVNVDPTPEQLAEITILAAEEVKRFGIVPKIALLSHSNFGTSNAPSAQKMREVLAILKERAPDLDVDGEMHGDVALDSRLRREVLPESTLEGDANLLILPNIDAANISYNLLKTAAGSGIAIGPILLGAAKPVHVLTSSATVRRIVNMTALLVADATATR